In Candidatus Anoxymicrobium japonicum, a genomic segment contains:
- a CDS encoding enoyl-ACP reductase, translated as MKTRITELLGIEHPILLSGMSWISVPTLVAAVSNAGGLGMLATGALNVEETRKSVREIRELTDKPFGANASLLFPGAAQNAAVLLEEKVPVINFSLGKGDWIVRAANEYGGKVLATVTNARHAKRAQDYGSHGVIVTGNEAAAHGEAPTTFCLTPSVASALDIPVVVAGGVGDGRGLAAVLALGGEGVAMGTRLMTTRESPLHDNFKKLSIEKDIYDTIYSKKFDGLMCRVLDTPGARKATKHGIFPFGYLKAIPNSRAIARQIGLPYWKLFAGVLASGWKNATQLAYMANAFKQIHLASELGDVKAGVLPVGQVTGLMHDIPTVQELIDRIVKEAEEVMKSLNAKVG; from the coding sequence ATGAAAACACGTATCACTGAACTTCTCGGAATCGAGCACCCGATTCTCCTATCGGGCATGAGCTGGATCAGCGTGCCAACGTTAGTGGCCGCGGTCTCAAACGCCGGCGGCCTTGGAATGCTTGCGACAGGCGCTCTGAACGTTGAAGAAACTCGCAAGTCCGTGCGCGAGATCAGAGAGCTGACCGACAAACCTTTTGGCGCCAACGCATCTCTGTTGTTTCCGGGCGCGGCTCAAAACGCCGCGGTGCTACTCGAGGAGAAGGTTCCCGTGATCAACTTCTCACTTGGAAAAGGCGACTGGATTGTGCGGGCGGCAAACGAGTATGGAGGAAAAGTGCTCGCCACGGTCACCAACGCCCGCCACGCAAAACGCGCGCAGGATTACGGCTCGCACGGAGTCATCGTTACGGGAAACGAAGCGGCCGCGCACGGAGAAGCGCCAACCACTTTCTGCCTGACGCCAAGCGTCGCCTCGGCGCTGGACATCCCTGTTGTTGTCGCCGGCGGCGTGGGCGACGGACGTGGGCTGGCCGCGGTGCTGGCGCTGGGCGGAGAAGGGGTGGCTATGGGCACCCGGCTGATGACCACGCGGGAAAGCCCGCTTCACGACAATTTCAAGAAGCTCTCTATCGAGAAGGACATATATGACACCATCTACTCGAAGAAGTTCGATGGTCTCATGTGCCGTGTGCTCGACACGCCCGGTGCCCGCAAGGCTACGAAACACGGGATCTTCCCGTTCGGCTATCTCAAGGCCATCCCCAACTCGCGTGCAATAGCCAGGCAGATTGGTCTCCCGTACTGGAAACTGTTCGCCGGCGTGCTCGCATCGGGTTGGAAAAACGCCACGCAGCTCGCGTACATGGCAAACGCCTTCAAGCAGATTCATCTCGCGTCCGAGTTGGGTGACGTCAAAGCCGGGGTGCTTCCCGTCGGTCAGGTCACCGGCCTGATGCACGATATCCCGACGGTTCAGGAGCTCATCGACAGGATTGTCAAGGAAGCCGAGGAAGTCATGAAAAGCCTCAACGCAAAGGTCGGCTAA